A single genomic interval of Alistipes provencensis harbors:
- a CDS encoding RelA/SpoT family protein yields MGYTAEDEVLIKEKWDDLLLSCTKICKNDEDWNFIKRAFFLAKEAHEGVRRRSGEPYLLHPIAVAKIVIEEIGLGVKSVVAALLHDVVEDTEYSVEDMERIFGPKIASMVDGLTKMSGVFNADTSEQAEYFRKVLLTLSDDVRVILIKIADRLHNMRTLGAMPMNKQIKITGETIYLFAPLAYRLGLYSIKSELEDLCMKYRFPQQFAEITQKLQESEASRREFIDKFNAPIIASLNRDNINYEISGRVKSVYSIWSKMQRKQIPFEEIYDLFAIRIVFKPLPFPSEKTQCWQIYSTITDIYTPKPDRLRDWISMPKANGYEALHSTVMGPDGVWVEVQIRTQRMEDIAERGFAAHWKYKHATISQDEDEFDRWLKQIRAALNSPTENAVDFLDNFKLSLYTSEIVVFTPKGEARKMPFGATALDFAYDIHSKIGNSAISAKINHKLEPITTQINSGDQIEIITADNARPKPEWLEIATTAKAKQSIKSFLKRERQNNIERGMQLLDGKMKSLNIKLSGRVLRKIVPIYDCNNKEELYSKIGAGIVSLDSLDKALKVNSKSKILKFWTLFIPKKEEEDADDSQTPGEIVPAADAPAAEPLFEIAECCKPIPGDKVVGYRDPATGKIIVHKATCDELNRLASQFGRNIVKEEIKWSQHKAMSYLVTTELRGIDRQGILLDLAKVVSADFNINIREVNIHSHDGIFEGSVSLYVKDAESLHAVMDKLRKIKGIESVKRTLS; encoded by the coding sequence ATGGGATATACTGCCGAGGATGAGGTACTTATAAAGGAAAAATGGGATGATCTCCTGCTGTCCTGCACCAAGATATGCAAGAACGACGAGGACTGGAATTTCATCAAACGGGCATTTTTCCTTGCCAAGGAGGCACACGAGGGGGTAAGGCGCCGCTCCGGCGAGCCCTACCTCCTGCATCCTATTGCAGTAGCCAAAATCGTCATCGAGGAGATCGGACTGGGCGTGAAATCGGTCGTCGCGGCATTGCTGCACGACGTCGTGGAGGACACGGAGTACTCCGTGGAGGACATGGAACGCATCTTCGGCCCCAAAATCGCCTCGATGGTCGACGGACTGACGAAGATGTCGGGTGTGTTCAACGCCGACACTTCGGAACAGGCCGAATATTTCCGGAAAGTACTGCTGACCCTCTCAGACGATGTCAGGGTCATCCTGATAAAGATCGCGGACCGGCTGCACAACATGCGCACGCTGGGGGCGATGCCGATGAACAAACAGATCAAGATCACCGGCGAGACCATCTATCTCTTCGCACCGCTGGCTTACCGGCTGGGCCTCTACTCGATCAAGAGCGAACTGGAGGACCTCTGCATGAAGTACCGCTTCCCGCAGCAGTTCGCCGAGATCACCCAGAAATTGCAGGAGAGCGAGGCTTCGCGCCGCGAGTTCATCGACAAGTTCAACGCCCCGATCATCGCCTCGCTCAACCGCGACAACATCAACTACGAGATTTCGGGCCGTGTGAAGAGCGTCTACTCGATCTGGAGCAAGATGCAGCGCAAGCAGATTCCCTTCGAGGAGATTTACGACCTGTTCGCCATCCGCATCGTCTTCAAGCCGCTGCCGTTCCCCTCGGAAAAGACGCAGTGCTGGCAGATCTATTCCACGATCACCGACATCTACACCCCCAAACCCGACCGGCTGAGGGACTGGATTTCGATGCCCAAGGCCAACGGCTACGAGGCGCTGCACTCGACGGTGATGGGCCCCGACGGGGTTTGGGTCGAGGTGCAGATCCGCACACAGCGCATGGAGGACATCGCCGAGCGCGGATTTGCCGCACACTGGAAATACAAGCATGCCACGATCTCGCAGGACGAGGATGAATTCGACCGCTGGCTGAAGCAGATACGCGCGGCGCTGAACAGTCCGACGGAGAATGCCGTGGACTTCTTGGACAACTTTAAGTTATCGCTGTATACATCGGAAATAGTGGTGTTTACGCCGAAAGGGGAGGCCCGGAAAATGCCGTTCGGAGCCACGGCGCTCGACTTCGCCTACGACATCCACTCGAAGATCGGCAACAGTGCGATCAGCGCCAAGATCAACCACAAGCTCGAACCGATCACCACGCAGATCAACAGCGGCGACCAGATCGAGATCATCACCGCCGACAATGCCCGCCCCAAGCCCGAATGGCTCGAAATAGCGACCACGGCCAAAGCCAAGCAGTCGATCAAGAGTTTCCTCAAACGCGAGCGGCAGAACAACATCGAGCGGGGTATGCAATTGCTCGACGGGAAGATGAAGTCGCTGAATATCAAGCTCAGCGGCCGTGTACTGCGCAAGATCGTCCCCATCTACGACTGCAACAACAAGGAGGAGCTTTACAGCAAGATCGGCGCGGGAATCGTCTCGCTCGACAGTCTGGACAAAGCCCTGAAAGTCAATTCCAAAAGCAAAATACTCAAGTTCTGGACCCTCTTCATCCCCAAAAAGGAGGAGGAGGATGCCGACGACTCCCAGACCCCGGGCGAGATTGTTCCGGCGGCGGATGCGCCGGCCGCGGAACCGCTGTTCGAGATAGCCGAGTGCTGCAAACCGATCCCGGGCGACAAGGTGGTAGGGTATCGCGACCCCGCGACGGGGAAGATCATCGTCCACAAGGCCACATGCGACGAGTTGAACCGTCTGGCCTCCCAGTTCGGGCGCAACATCGTCAAGGAGGAGATCAAATGGTCGCAGCACAAGGCCATGTCCTACCTCGTGACCACGGAATTGCGCGGCATCGACCGGCAGGGCATCCTGCTCGATCTGGCGAAGGTCGTGAGCGCCGATTTCAATATCAACATCCGCGAAGTGAACATCCACAGCCACGACGGCATCTTCGAAGGCAGCGTCAGCCTCTATGTGAAAGACGCCGAGAGCCTCCATGCCGTCATGGACAAACTGCGCAAGATAAAAGGCATCGAGAGTGTTAAACGAACATTAAGCTGA
- a CDS encoding HIT family protein yields the protein MATIFSRIIAGEIPSYKVAEDENYYAFLDINPLTKGHTLVVPKQEVDYIFDLDDQTLAGMMVFAKQVAAKIQREIACARVAVVVLGLEVPHAHIHLIPIQNENDVDFHREKLKLTPEEFREIADKLSK from the coding sequence ATGGCAACCATTTTTTCACGCATCATTGCGGGGGAGATTCCCTCGTACAAAGTAGCCGAGGATGAGAACTATTACGCATTTCTCGACATCAATCCGTTGACCAAAGGCCATACGCTGGTCGTACCCAAACAAGAGGTGGACTATATTTTCGACCTCGACGACCAAACTCTGGCAGGCATGATGGTCTTCGCCAAGCAGGTAGCGGCCAAAATTCAGCGCGAAATAGCATGCGCAAGGGTCGCCGTGGTCGTTTTAGGACTCGAAGTACCGCATGCGCACATCCATCTGATCCCCATCCAGAACGAAAACGACGTCGATTTTCACCGTGAAAAGCTCAAATTGACGCCGGAAGAGTTCCGCGAAATTGCCGATAAACTGTCGAAATAG
- the bcp gene encoding thioredoxin-dependent thiol peroxidase — MTQLQVGDMAPDFKSTTQDGEQLTLADLRGQRTILYFYPKDNTSGCTLEAKSLRDGKAELARMGFRIVGVSPDSEKSHRNFCDKHELNFTLLADTDHSVCEAYGVWAEKSMYGRKYMGVLRTTFVIDAEGRIEKIFTKVNTANHYQQIIDSYKQ, encoded by the coding sequence ATGACACAGCTGCAGGTGGGGGATATGGCCCCCGATTTCAAGTCCACGACCCAAGACGGTGAACAACTAACGCTCGCCGACCTCCGCGGACAGCGCACGATACTCTATTTCTATCCCAAGGACAACACCTCGGGGTGTACGCTCGAGGCCAAGAGCCTGCGCGACGGCAAGGCCGAGCTGGCACGGATGGGATTCCGCATCGTCGGCGTAAGCCCCGACAGCGAGAAGTCGCACCGGAATTTCTGCGACAAACACGAGCTGAACTTCACGCTGCTGGCGGACACAGACCATTCGGTCTGCGAGGCTTACGGCGTGTGGGCCGAGAAGTCGATGTACGGGCGCAAATACATGGGTGTTCTGCGCACGACGTTCGTGATCGATGCCGAAGGGCGCATCGAGAAGATCTTCACCAAGGTGAACACCGCAAACCACTACCAACAAATCATCGATTCCTACAAACAGTAA
- a CDS encoding rolling circle replication-associated protein — translation MIINRRYKDLTYNEVIDYSKLNYGTFWPPDYYLEVPCGYCHSCQKSVNNQYRLRLLYEVRKWPPGSCLFVTLTFDDDNLKKFSKDTNKAVRLFLDRLRKDYGKQIRHWFVCEFGTLHGRPHYHGILFNVPKNLIDNYDSDSPGHHPLLASRWKYGFIFVGYVSVETCGYITKYVTKSINGDKIRPRIISSLGIGDNYLSSDESSFHKLAGTYQPFMVMDGFKQALPRYYYNKIFTEVDRQNMVLDRYISPPATFSWQGTEYFDKFSQIMARRSTYEQNCLIDLTSSTPLPRSNRLSSFDKFKKNMDENKSF, via the coding sequence ATGATCATTAACCGCCGCTATAAGGATTTGACTTATAACGAGGTTATCGATTATTCTAAGTTGAATTACGGTACTTTTTGGCCCCCGGATTATTATTTGGAGGTTCCTTGCGGCTACTGTCATTCTTGCCAGAAATCCGTTAATAATCAGTACCGTCTTCGTTTGCTGTATGAGGTCCGTAAATGGCCGCCCGGCTCTTGCCTGTTTGTTACCCTAACCTTTGATGATGATAACTTAAAGAAGTTTTCTAAGGACACTAATAAGGCTGTCCGGTTGTTTTTAGATCGTCTACGCAAAGATTATGGTAAACAGATTCGACATTGGTTCGTTTGTGAATTCGGTACGCTTCACGGTCGTCCCCATTATCATGGTATTCTTTTTAATGTTCCTAAAAATTTAATAGATAATTATGATTCCGATTCTCCCGGTCATCATCCTTTGCTTGCTTCACGTTGGAAGTATGGCTTTATCTTCGTGGGTTACGTTTCAGTGGAAACGTGCGGGTATATCACAAAATACGTTACTAAAAGTATTAATGGTGATAAGATACGTCCCCGTATTATCTCTTCTCTTGGTATTGGTGACAATTATCTTAGTAGCGACGAATCCTCTTTTCATAAGTTGGCTGGTACTTATCAGCCCTTTATGGTAATGGATGGTTTTAAGCAAGCTCTACCCCGCTATTATTATAATAAAATCTTTACCGAGGTCGATAGACAAAATATGGTTCTCGACCGTTATATTTCTCCTCCTGCTACCTTTAGCTGGCAAGGTACCGAGTATTTCGATAAGTTTAGTCAAATTATGGCCCGCCGTTCTACCTATGAGCAAAACTGCCTTATTGACCTTACATCTTCTACTCCCCTACCCCGTTCTAATCGTCTTTCTTCTTTTGATAAATTCAAGAAAAATATGGATGAAAATAAAAGTTTTTAA
- a CDS encoding cupin domain-containing protein: MKHNMLLTAGVLSLALTAASCCRQAPAVQEKADAEPVVLKDYGAEPTTLNIESYTLANENFRTALWTGANLQVTLMSIPAGGDVGLEQHHDIDQFLRVEEGTARVMMGDSEDRLDFVREVSDDYAILVPAGKWHNIVNTGDKPLKIYSIYAPAEHPHGTVHKTQQEAMEAEHHH; encoded by the coding sequence ATGAAACATAACATGCTTTTGACGGCCGGTGTCCTGAGTCTGGCACTCACCGCCGCATCCTGCTGCCGGCAAGCCCCGGCCGTGCAGGAAAAGGCCGACGCGGAGCCCGTCGTACTGAAAGACTACGGCGCCGAGCCGACTACGCTCAATATCGAGAGCTACACGCTGGCGAATGAGAATTTCCGCACCGCGCTGTGGACCGGAGCCAACCTGCAGGTGACGCTGATGTCGATTCCCGCGGGCGGCGACGTCGGGCTGGAGCAGCACCACGACATCGACCAGTTCCTGCGCGTCGAGGAGGGCACGGCCCGCGTGATGATGGGCGACAGCGAGGACCGGCTCGACTTCGTGCGGGAGGTCTCGGACGACTACGCCATTCTGGTCCCGGCCGGAAAGTGGCACAACATCGTCAACACAGGCGACAAACCGCTGAAAATCTATTCGATATACGCCCCGGCGGAACATCCCCACGGCACGGTCCACAAGACCCAGCAGGAGGCGATGGAGGCCGAACACCACCACTAA
- a CDS encoding helix-turn-helix transcriptional regulator: MDQPKLERLLRLMKLLTANTTYNIDQLAERLQMSRRTVYRYIDTFRDAGFVIKKSGDCIRLDKESPHFRDISQLVHFTEEEAVILKSAIENIDDTNMLKQNLKRKLYSVYDNKTLADTVVRGKNAPNIRRLIEAIEERRQATLRGYQSAHGGEVRDRRVEPFAFTTNYVQVWCYDLESHSNKLFKTSRIGSVELSDAAWEHEAGHDEGFIDAFRMHGGTRRRIRLELGMLAYNLLCEEYPLAERDLKPLGRGRWALDTEVAGMAGVGRFVVGLLDDIRIVDSPELTDYIRKYLAANAPQI, translated from the coding sequence ATGGACCAACCCAAACTCGAACGCCTGCTGCGGCTGATGAAGTTGCTGACGGCCAACACCACCTACAACATCGACCAATTGGCCGAACGGCTCCAGATGTCGCGCCGCACGGTCTACCGCTACATCGACACGTTCCGCGACGCGGGGTTCGTCATCAAGAAATCGGGCGACTGCATCCGTCTCGACAAGGAGTCGCCGCACTTCCGCGACATTTCGCAGTTGGTGCACTTCACCGAGGAGGAGGCCGTAATCCTGAAGAGCGCCATCGAGAATATCGACGACACCAACATGCTCAAGCAGAACCTCAAGCGCAAGCTCTACTCCGTCTACGACAACAAGACGCTGGCCGACACCGTCGTGCGGGGCAAGAACGCCCCGAACATCCGGCGGCTGATCGAGGCCATCGAGGAGCGGCGGCAGGCCACCCTGCGCGGCTACCAGTCGGCGCACGGCGGCGAGGTCCGCGACCGCCGGGTGGAGCCTTTCGCCTTCACGACCAACTATGTGCAGGTGTGGTGTTACGACCTCGAAAGCCACTCGAACAAGCTCTTCAAAACCTCGCGCATCGGCTCCGTGGAGCTCTCCGACGCTGCGTGGGAACACGAAGCCGGGCACGACGAGGGGTTCATCGACGCATTCCGCATGCACGGCGGGACACGCCGCCGCATCCGGCTGGAGCTGGGAATGCTGGCCTACAACCTGCTGTGCGAGGAGTATCCGCTGGCCGAACGCGACCTGAAGCCGCTGGGCCGGGGTCGCTGGGCGCTGGACACCGAGGTGGCCGGCATGGCCGGGGTAGGCCGCTTCGTCGTGGGGCTGCTGGACGACATCCGCATCGTCGATTCGCCCGAACTGACGGACTACATCCGGAAATACCTCGCGGCAAATGCGCCGCAAATCTGA
- the recA gene encoding recombinase RecA: protein MAEKVQVNADKLKVLDAVMQKIEKDFGKGSIMRMNSTEVNDVPVIPTGSITLDMALGVGGYPKGRVVEIYGPESSGKTTLAIHAIAEAQKAGGIAAFIDAEHAFDSFYAQKLGVDVDNLLISQPDNGEQALEIADSLIRSSAIDIIVIDSVAALTPKAEIEGEMGESKMGLQARLMSQALRKLTSSISKTKTVCIFINQLRDKIGVVYGNPETTTGGNALKFYASVRIDIRRVSVIKDGDEQLGTRTKVKVVKNKVAPPFKRAEFDIMFGEGISKIGEIVDLGVDYGVIKKAGSWFSYGEKKIGQGRDAVKELLKNDEELRNEIEAKVREAMKTKKE from the coding sequence ATGGCTGAAAAAGTACAGGTAAACGCGGACAAGCTCAAAGTCTTGGACGCCGTAATGCAAAAAATAGAGAAGGACTTCGGCAAAGGCTCGATCATGCGCATGAACAGCACCGAAGTGAACGACGTGCCGGTAATCCCCACGGGGTCGATCACGCTCGACATGGCGCTCGGCGTGGGCGGTTACCCAAAAGGCCGCGTCGTGGAGATTTACGGCCCCGAGTCGTCGGGTAAGACCACGCTGGCCATCCACGCCATCGCCGAGGCCCAGAAAGCCGGCGGCATCGCGGCCTTCATCGACGCCGAGCACGCTTTCGACAGCTTCTATGCCCAGAAACTCGGCGTGGATGTCGACAACCTGCTCATTTCGCAGCCCGACAACGGCGAGCAGGCCCTCGAAATCGCCGATTCGCTGATTCGTTCGAGCGCCATCGACATCATCGTCATCGACTCCGTGGCGGCGCTGACGCCCAAGGCCGAGATCGAAGGCGAGATGGGCGAGTCGAAGATGGGCCTGCAGGCGCGGCTGATGTCGCAGGCGCTGCGCAAGCTCACATCAAGCATCTCGAAGACCAAGACCGTCTGCATCTTCATCAACCAGTTGCGCGACAAGATCGGCGTGGTTTACGGCAATCCCGAGACCACAACGGGCGGTAACGCGCTGAAATTCTATGCCTCGGTGCGTATCGACATCCGCCGCGTCTCGGTCATCAAGGACGGCGACGAGCAGTTGGGAACCCGCACCAAGGTCAAGGTCGTGAAGAACAAGGTGGCGCCCCCGTTCAAGCGCGCGGAGTTCGACATCATGTTCGGCGAGGGCATTTCGAAGATCGGCGAGATCGTCGATTTGGGCGTGGACTACGGCGTGATCAAGAAAGCGGGTTCGTGGTTCTCCTACGGCGAGAAGAAAATCGGTCAGGGACGCGACGCGGTCAAGGAGCTCCTGAAAAACGACGAGGAGCTGCGCAACGAGATCGAGGCCAAAGTCCGCGAGGCCATGAAGACCAAAAAGGAGTAA
- a CDS encoding helix-turn-helix domain-containing protein, with amino-acid sequence MKEKLLDLMKHEGLKPSQLAEMLGINPAGISHILAGRNKPGFDLLQKILRRFPQINPDWLLLDSTQMYRNEPADIAEVSAPTSAMQLPIDKDLFGSAETEAAAPKTARQKPESPEASATQVAAQFPAGRTGANVQRVVLFYDDQTFESFTPTKR; translated from the coding sequence ATGAAGGAAAAATTGCTCGATTTGATGAAACACGAAGGTTTGAAGCCGAGCCAGCTCGCGGAGATGCTCGGAATCAACCCGGCCGGAATCTCCCACATTCTCGCCGGACGAAACAAGCCGGGCTTCGATTTGCTTCAGAAGATTCTCAGGAGGTTTCCGCAGATCAATCCCGATTGGCTGTTACTTGACTCGACGCAGATGTATCGCAACGAACCTGCCGATATCGCAGAAGTATCCGCACCGACGTCCGCGATGCAGCTTCCGATCGACAAGGATTTGTTCGGGTCGGCAGAAACCGAAGCTGCCGCCCCGAAAACCGCCCGCCAGAAACCGGAGTCTCCCGAGGCATCCGCCACTCAGGTCGCGGCTCAGTTTCCGGCCGGCCGGACCGGAGCCAACGTTCAGCGCGTCGTACTGTTTTACGACGACCAGACCTTCGAAAGTTTCACTCCGACAAAGCGCTAA
- a CDS encoding metal ABC transporter solute-binding protein, Zn/Mn family, protein MHKIATYLSAIIMLAACTTHKQQDDNTLYVSILPLQSLVESIVGGDFDVEVLVPAGASPETFEPTPRQFVGLNKAQLVFNVGLIDFESTLLGKMENQEKVIDLSRGIDLIEGSCSHNDHGHNHAHGVDPHVWTSPKALQTMAANAYEAIHKAYPDSVKYEANYKRLLEELQALDARTAEKIAQSGIEYFIVYHPALTYYARDYGLRQVAIEADGKEPSAKQLTAIIRQAREDGVRRIFYQNQFPASTVEVIARDIDAEYVAIDPLGRDAIANIDTITDLITAK, encoded by the coding sequence ATGCACAAAATTGCGACATACCTGTCAGCGATCATAATGCTGGCAGCCTGCACAACGCACAAACAACAGGATGACAATACATTATATGTATCGATACTGCCATTGCAGAGCCTTGTGGAAAGCATCGTCGGCGGGGATTTCGATGTCGAAGTGCTCGTCCCGGCCGGAGCCAGTCCCGAGACATTCGAACCGACACCCCGGCAGTTCGTAGGGCTCAACAAAGCGCAACTTGTTTTTAATGTGGGACTTATCGACTTCGAATCCACGCTTTTGGGCAAGATGGAGAATCAGGAAAAGGTCATCGACCTGAGCCGTGGAATCGACCTGATCGAAGGCTCTTGCTCGCACAACGACCATGGACACAACCATGCACATGGGGTCGATCCCCATGTCTGGACCTCGCCGAAGGCCTTGCAGACCATGGCGGCAAATGCCTACGAGGCAATTCACAAAGCCTATCCCGATTCGGTGAAATACGAAGCCAACTACAAGCGGCTGCTGGAGGAGTTACAGGCGCTGGATGCCCGCACGGCGGAGAAGATTGCGCAGAGTGGCATTGAATATTTCATCGTCTACCACCCTGCCCTCACCTACTACGCCCGTGATTACGGGCTGCGGCAGGTGGCCATCGAGGCCGACGGCAAGGAGCCTTCGGCCAAACAACTGACGGCGATCATCCGGCAGGCCCGCGAGGACGGCGTCCGTCGGATATTCTACCAAAACCAATTCCCGGCATCGACCGTAGAGGTAATCGCCCGTGACATCGACGCCGAATATGTGGCGATCGACCCGCTGGGCAGGGACGCCATTGCCAACATCGACACGATAACCGACTTAATCACCGCAAAATGA